A portion of the Lentimicrobiaceae bacterium genome contains these proteins:
- a CDS encoding ATP-binding cassette domain-containing protein: MEIKRITIIGGCGKNGQKEQVEKVELNMGDIISIVGPTGCGKTTLINDIELFANKNTPSGRKILLNDEPVPDDFSFDPAKHPIALISQHTNFLSDLPVGEFLQIHARVRGADDVENLVNETLEFANKLTGEAVIRETAMTELSGGQTRSLLIADAVIIGNSPIILLDEIENAGIHRGKALELLKNYKKIFVFVTHDSNIALLSDFRIVMKNGAMQKIIVTGEEERLTSHKLKKMDEAILEFRKVIRSGNEITEKIFSETMEEFMNYKN; the protein is encoded by the coding sequence GTGGAAATAAAAAGAATCACTATCATAGGAGGATGTGGCAAAAATGGCCAGAAGGAACAGGTAGAAAAGGTGGAACTGAACATGGGCGATATTATAAGCATAGTAGGCCCTACCGGTTGCGGTAAAACAACACTTATCAACGACATTGAACTATTTGCCAATAAAAACACTCCATCGGGAAGAAAAATATTGCTTAACGATGAGCCCGTTCCCGACGATTTCAGCTTCGATCCTGCCAAACATCCCATTGCATTGATTTCGCAACATACCAACTTCCTTTCAGACCTGCCGGTAGGGGAGTTTTTGCAGATTCATGCAAGAGTGAGAGGTGCCGACGATGTAGAAAATCTGGTAAACGAAACGCTTGAATTTGCCAACAAGCTTACCGGTGAAGCCGTCATCCGCGAAACGGCAATGACCGAACTTTCGGGCGGACAAACCCGTTCGCTACTGATTGCCGATGCCGTTATCATTGGCAATTCACCAATCATCCTGCTGGATGAAATAGAAAATGCAGGCATCCATCGCGGCAAAGCCCTCGAACTCTTGAAAAACTACAAGAAAATCTTCGTTTTCGTTACCCACGATTCCAACATTGCCTTGCTTTCGGATTTCCGTATTGTGATGAAAAACGGAGCCATGCAAAAAATCATCGTTACCGGGGAAGAAGAACGCCTGACTTCGCATAAGCTGAAGAAAATGGATGAAGCCATCCTTGAATTCCGGAAAGTTATCCGTTCGGGAAACGAGATTACCGAAAAAATATTCAGCGAAACCATGGAAGAATTTATGAATTACAAAAACTGA
- the gldM gene encoding gliding motility protein GldM, translating to MASYKETPRQKMIAMMYLVLTALLALNVSVEILEAFLVVNESMETTNKSFSQKIDGTYSKFQQQFAINQNKVRPYWEKAQKAQKLTQELIKYIEGIKYEVISVSEGITIDEAKKIPLREIQTKDKYDQSTRYFIGESQNGSNGKARELKDKIIQYKTNVLNLIDPANRSNITIGINTDGPFYDASGDKQPWEMHHFYHTILAADVTILNKLVNDIQNIEFDVVNHLYASISAEDFTFDAITAKVIAKSNYVFLGDKYEAEILVAAYDTKQNPEVVIGGGRISGENGIVNYTAAATSEGVKKYNGVIKVTSPSGITNSYPFENEYIVARPSLTVSAIKMNVFYMGVDNPVSISVPGVADNNLSATISTGTLRRDASGKNWVVRVSQQGKAIISVAMKSDKTTRSMGSAEFRVKRLPPPNAFIANVDGGPVAKNALLAAGALIPRMPEDFEFDLNFVINSFTFISIRGGDVFPLQGKGNLLTEEMKNFIRNSKRGDKIWLENIMAKGPDGSTRRLGTISLEIK from the coding sequence ATGGCTTCATATAAGGAAACACCAAGGCAAAAAATGATTGCGATGATGTACCTGGTGTTAACTGCTTTGTTGGCATTGAACGTCTCCGTTGAAATTCTGGAAGCATTTCTTGTGGTAAACGAAAGTATGGAAACCACTAATAAGAGCTTCTCCCAAAAAATTGACGGAACGTATTCTAAATTCCAACAACAATTTGCAATTAATCAAAACAAGGTACGTCCTTACTGGGAAAAAGCCCAGAAAGCACAAAAACTTACCCAAGAACTTATCAAATATATTGAAGGAATAAAATATGAAGTAATTTCTGTTTCAGAAGGAATTACTATTGATGAAGCTAAAAAAATCCCTTTACGCGAAATTCAAACCAAAGATAAATATGACCAATCTACCCGGTATTTTATCGGAGAATCACAAAATGGCTCCAACGGGAAAGCCCGTGAACTGAAAGACAAGATTATTCAGTACAAAACAAATGTATTAAATCTGATTGACCCGGCAAACCGTTCTAATATCACAATTGGAATTAATACCGATGGTCCTTTTTATGATGCGAGCGGTGACAAGCAACCATGGGAAATGCATCACTTTTACCATACCATTCTTGCAGCCGATGTAACAATTTTAAACAAACTGGTCAACGACATCCAAAATATTGAGTTTGATGTTGTAAATCACCTTTATGCATCTATATCTGCTGAAGATTTTACCTTTGATGCCATTACTGCAAAAGTAATTGCAAAAAGTAACTACGTTTTCTTGGGTGATAAATATGAAGCAGAAATCCTGGTAGCCGCTTATGATACCAAACAAAATCCCGAAGTTGTTATCGGAGGCGGAAGAATTTCAGGCGAAAATGGTATTGTAAACTACACAGCCGCTGCAACAAGCGAAGGAGTGAAAAAATACAACGGAGTAATTAAAGTTACCTCCCCATCCGGAATTACAAACAGCTATCCTTTCGAAAACGAATACATCGTGGCACGTCCTTCATTAACAGTATCTGCTATAAAAATGAATGTATTTTATATGGGCGTTGATAATCCTGTTTCCATTTCCGTACCGGGTGTAGCAGATAATAACCTATCTGCAACCATCAGCACAGGAACACTACGCCGTGATGCTTCGGGCAAAAATTGGGTAGTAAGAGTTAGTCAACAAGGAAAGGCAATCATCAGTGTAGCAATGAAAAGCGACAAAACCACTCGTAGCATGGGTAGTGCCGAATTCAGGGTAAAACGATTACCACCACCCAACGCCTTTATTGCCAATGTTGACGGAGGTCCCGTTGCCAAAAATGCACTTCTGGCTGCCGGAGCTCTTATCCCACGTATGCCCGAAGACTTTGAATTCGACCTGAACTTTGTTATCAATTCGTTTACTTTTATTTCTATCCGCGGAGGAGACGTCTTCCCCCTTCAGGGTAAGGGCAATCTTCTTACAGAAGAAATGAAAAATTTTATCAGAAATTCAAAACGAGGTGATAAAATTTGGCTTGAAAATATAATGGCAAAAGGACCCGACGGAAGTACCCGTCGCTTGGGTACCATTAGCCTTGAAATAAAATAA
- the gldN gene encoding gliding motility protein GldN, translated as MKNFTGFLLLLIGLATIHLNGFAQQIQDTPPRDGVYDKINTIEKKPVSYAYVREADIFWQKRLWQVIDFREKMNQPLYYPESQHSGWRSFMTVIMDALKEGTLTAYDATSSTDEMIVPLTYQEIIGRLERADTQQMQRPNPPYDFYDTIITNTFNASDVKKIRIKEDWFFDKQRSMMDVRIIGICPVKASFDEKGNYRGDEPMFWIYFPEARNILAKAEVFNRNNGSNRLTFDDLFWKRMFSSYVYKEDNVYDRKITQYAQGLDALLEAQRIKDDMFNYEHDLWEY; from the coding sequence ATGAAAAATTTCACCGGTTTCTTATTGTTGCTCATAGGTTTGGCAACAATTCATCTGAATGGTTTTGCGCAACAAATTCAGGATACTCCTCCGCGTGACGGCGTTTATGATAAAATAAATACCATTGAGAAAAAACCTGTATCGTATGCTTACGTACGCGAAGCAGATATTTTTTGGCAGAAACGCCTTTGGCAAGTCATTGATTTTCGCGAAAAAATGAATCAGCCGTTATACTACCCTGAATCTCAGCATAGTGGTTGGCGTAGTTTTATGACAGTCATCATGGATGCCCTGAAAGAAGGTACCCTTACTGCCTACGACGCCACATCCTCAACCGATGAGATGATAGTACCTCTTACCTATCAGGAAATCATTGGGCGATTGGAACGTGCAGATACACAACAAATGCAACGCCCAAACCCCCCTTACGATTTCTATGATACCATAATTACCAATACTTTCAATGCATCGGATGTTAAAAAAATCCGTATCAAGGAAGACTGGTTCTTCGATAAGCAACGCTCAATGATGGATGTAAGAATAATAGGCATCTGCCCGGTTAAAGCCAGTTTCGACGAAAAAGGCAATTATCGTGGAGATGAACCTATGTTTTGGATATATTTCCCCGAAGCAAGAAATATTCTTGCCAAAGCCGAAGTTTTTAACCGCAACAATGGCTCTAACCGCCTTACCTTTGACGACCTGTTCTGGAAACGCATGTTTTCAAGCTATGTGTATAAGGAAGACAATGTTTACGACCGTAAAATAACGCAGTATGCACAAGGTTTGGATGCTTTGCTCGAAGCACAACGGATAAAAGATGACATGTTTAACTACGAACACGACTTGTGGGAATACTAA
- a CDS encoding YitT family protein, producing the protein MAMLSSEKIFSKKWFLSYSLIVIGSFILAAGFVFFINPYHIVPGGVYGIGIVVHYLVPQIPIGTFGLAMNIPLTLIGIKLLGPRFGIKTVVGMVFASVFMDLLTAMVGENPATILHGSVNLTDDILLSCIFGGVVIGFGLGLIFKAKATSGGSDIVAMIIAKYTKLPLGQLMIYVDSTIVLIGFAVFGDWKIPLYSWIVIFVTGKVIDVVLQGVNYDKTLFIISDKYEEIREKVINDLNRGGTFIPGKGMYNGSDKTIIFTVVNRTEQAILEEYIHNVDPHAFVTVLEANEILGEGFKSLDEKLKG; encoded by the coding sequence ATGGCAATGTTATCATCTGAAAAGATTTTCTCAAAAAAGTGGTTTCTTTCTTACAGCCTGATTGTAATCGGCTCGTTTATTCTGGCTGCAGGTTTTGTATTTTTTATCAACCCCTATCATATCGTTCCTGGCGGGGTGTATGGTATAGGCATAGTGGTGCATTATCTGGTTCCGCAAATTCCTATTGGTACCTTTGGTTTGGCAATGAATATTCCACTTACACTCATTGGGATAAAACTACTTGGCCCGCGTTTCGGGATTAAAACAGTGGTTGGCATGGTGTTTGCCTCTGTGTTTATGGATTTGCTTACCGCAATGGTAGGCGAAAACCCTGCCACCATCCTGCATGGTTCGGTCAACCTTACGGATGATATTTTACTGTCGTGTATTTTTGGCGGAGTGGTAATTGGTTTTGGGCTTGGTTTGATTTTCAAAGCCAAGGCTACTTCCGGTGGCAGCGATATTGTTGCTATGATTATCGCCAAATATACCAAACTCCCATTGGGGCAATTAATGATTTATGTGGACTCCACCATTGTTTTGATTGGTTTTGCCGTGTTTGGTGACTGGAAAATCCCTCTGTATTCCTGGATAGTGATTTTCGTTACCGGAAAAGTAATAGATGTGGTGCTACAGGGAGTAAATTACGACAAAACCTTATTTATCATCTCCGATAAATATGAAGAAATCCGGGAAAAGGTAATTAACGACCTTAACCGTGGCGGTACTTTCATCCCTGGAAAAGGAATGTACAACGGCAGCGATAAAACCATCATCTTTACCGTGGTAAACCGCACTGAGCAAGCTATACTGGAAGAATACATCCACAATGTTGACCCGCATGCTTTTGTAACCGTACTCGAAGCAAACGAAATCCTTGGTGAAGGGTTTAAAAGTCTTGATGAAAAATTAAAAGGATAA
- the gldL gene encoding gliding motility protein GldL, whose protein sequence is MSLFTLTRSKGYRNFMARLYGWGASVVILGALFKINHYYGANMMLIIGLGTEAIIFFFSAFEPPHVEPDWSLVYPELAGIYHGGKVGEVIKGKKPLTQELDDMLGKAKIGPELIESLGKGLRSLSDTTAKLNDVSGASMATDEYIKNMKGASQSVGKLSESYLKTSQKLEADINVSDEYFNNMKKAASSIGTLSTAYAQASEALKVDLNATNAFAGSVKTATETVNAFAQKYAQTTEILTKSAQQLDFSKVETTQLNQHIKKISDNLAALNTVYELQLQGSNQQAEATAKLQVTIKNFLSNLEASNEKTGLYKDEVDNLTKRVAALNNVYGNMLAAMNVNVK, encoded by the coding sequence ATGAGTTTATTCACATTAACCAGATCAAAAGGATACAGAAATTTCATGGCTAGGTTGTATGGCTGGGGAGCTTCAGTTGTAATTTTGGGTGCTCTATTTAAAATTAATCACTATTACGGTGCCAATATGATGCTTATTATCGGTTTAGGTACCGAGGCTATCATATTCTTCTTTTCAGCTTTTGAACCCCCTCATGTTGAACCTGACTGGAGTCTTGTTTATCCCGAACTTGCCGGAATTTATCATGGCGGCAAAGTAGGCGAGGTAATTAAAGGTAAAAAACCCCTTACCCAGGAATTGGACGATATGCTGGGTAAAGCCAAAATAGGTCCCGAACTTATTGAGAGCCTTGGTAAAGGTTTGCGCTCACTGAGTGACACCACTGCAAAACTTAACGATGTTTCCGGCGCTTCCATGGCTACCGATGAATATATTAAGAATATGAAAGGTGCTTCGCAATCCGTGGGCAAATTATCGGAATCCTACCTTAAAACTTCACAAAAACTGGAAGCCGACATCAACGTTTCTGATGAATATTTCAACAATATGAAAAAGGCAGCTTCTTCCATTGGCACCCTTTCCACCGCTTATGCCCAAGCTTCTGAAGCCCTGAAAGTGGATTTAAATGCCACCAACGCCTTTGCAGGAAGTGTAAAAACAGCAACAGAAACAGTCAATGCTTTTGCCCAGAAATATGCACAAACTACTGAAATACTGACAAAATCTGCTCAGCAACTCGATTTTTCAAAAGTAGAAACTACTCAGCTAAACCAACATATCAAGAAAATTTCTGATAACCTTGCAGCCCTTAATACTGTTTACGAACTGCAACTCCAGGGTTCGAACCAGCAGGCAGAAGCTACGGCTAAATTGCAGGTAACGATTAAAAATTTCCTTTCCAATCTCGAAGCCAGTAATGAAAAAACCGGCTTATACAAAGACGAAGTGGACAATCTTACTAAGCGGGTTGCCGCACTCAACAACGTGTATGGCAATATGCTGGCAGCTATGAATGTTAATGTTAAATAG
- a CDS encoding ATP-dependent DNA helicase RecG — MQNTFLESPVEYCKGVGPKKADLLKKELQIFTVEDFLSYYPYKYIDRSKITKISEIQNDLAYIQLKGRISNIQFTGKDRSRRMTALLTDNSGTIELIWFQGFKWLSDRFNPNIDYIIFGKPTLFNGIYNIPHPEIDTANPENTVPYEGLYPFYNTTEKLKKWGINSRTLAKIMQTLLPAAKEQIPETLTEEIISNLKLISREQALVNIHFPANPLLLKKAETRLKFEELFFLQLGMLNVKNLREKKIKGQIFVKVGEFFNSFYQYHLPFQLTAAQKRVVKEIRKDLGSGKQMNRLLQGDVGSGKTLVALMCMLIAADNGFQSCMMAPTEILATQHFATLQRFLNGMSINIALLTGSTKSALRKALHQQLENNTIHILIGTHALIEENVQFSNLGLVIIDEQHRFGVEQRSRLWEKTSIPPHVLVMTATPIPRTLAMTVYGDLDTSVIDELPPGRKSVKTIHAFENKRIQVYKFLYEKIKEGRQAYVVYPLIFESETLDIKHLEEGYAQLCEIFPDCSISMLHGQMKTADKEVEMQKFIKAETQILVATTV, encoded by the coding sequence ATGCAAAATACTTTTCTTGAGTCTCCTGTAGAATATTGCAAAGGAGTTGGTCCTAAAAAAGCAGATTTATTAAAAAAAGAACTTCAGATATTTACTGTTGAAGATTTTTTATCGTATTATCCTTATAAATATATAGATAGAAGTAAAATTACCAAAATCAGCGAAATACAGAATGACCTTGCCTATATCCAATTAAAAGGACGAATAAGCAATATCCAATTTACCGGCAAAGACCGGAGTAGAAGAATGACCGCCCTGCTTACCGATAACAGCGGGACTATTGAACTGATTTGGTTCCAGGGATTCAAATGGCTTTCCGACCGCTTTAACCCTAACATTGATTACATTATTTTTGGCAAACCCACTCTTTTTAATGGTATTTACAACATACCCCATCCCGAAATAGATACAGCCAATCCCGAAAATACCGTTCCTTATGAGGGTTTGTACCCTTTTTACAATACTACCGAAAAACTTAAAAAATGGGGCATAAACAGCAGAACCCTGGCAAAAATAATGCAAACGTTGCTTCCGGCAGCCAAGGAACAGATTCCGGAAACCCTTACCGAAGAAATTATCAGTAACTTAAAGTTGATAAGCAGGGAACAAGCTCTTGTAAATATCCACTTTCCCGCAAATCCTTTGTTGCTGAAAAAGGCTGAAACCCGACTGAAATTTGAAGAACTTTTCTTTTTACAGTTAGGAATGCTGAACGTAAAAAATTTACGGGAGAAGAAAATCAAAGGACAGATTTTTGTTAAAGTAGGAGAATTTTTTAACAGTTTTTACCAGTACCATCTTCCCTTTCAACTTACAGCGGCACAAAAAAGAGTTGTAAAAGAGATTAGAAAAGATTTAGGCTCGGGAAAGCAGATGAACCGTTTGCTGCAAGGCGACGTTGGGAGCGGAAAAACCCTGGTGGCTTTGATGTGTATGCTCATTGCTGCAGATAACGGATTTCAAAGTTGCATGATGGCTCCGACCGAAATTTTAGCCACCCAGCATTTTGCTACTTTACAACGGTTTCTTAACGGTATGTCCATTAACATTGCACTTTTAACGGGTAGTACCAAATCTGCCCTGCGGAAGGCTTTACATCAACAACTCGAAAACAATACCATTCACATCCTTATAGGCACGCATGCCCTTATCGAAGAAAATGTACAATTTAGCAACTTGGGATTGGTAATTATTGACGAACAACACCGTTTTGGGGTAGAGCAACGTTCGCGACTCTGGGAGAAAACAAGTATTCCGCCTCATGTTTTGGTAATGACCGCCACACCCATTCCGCGCACCCTGGCAATGACGGTGTATGGCGATCTTGATACTTCTGTAATTGACGAACTCCCTCCGGGAAGAAAATCCGTTAAAACCATACATGCATTTGAAAATAAAAGAATACAGGTGTATAAATTTTTGTATGAAAAAATCAAAGAGGGACGGCAGGCGTATGTTGTATACCCTCTGATATTTGAATCGGAAACCCTCGATATAAAACATCTCGAAGAAGGGTATGCCCAATTGTGCGAAATATTTCCTGATTGCAGTATCAGCATGTTACATGGTCAGATGAAAACTGCTGATAAAGAAGTCGAAATGCAAAAATTTATAAAAGCTGAAACCCAGATATTAGTAGCTACCACTGTT
- a CDS encoding Crp/Fnr family transcriptional regulator translates to MSSTAGDDLIQCESCFFKMVCCESLSPTEFQLLRQNATKLKFQKGETIVKQGARSTHIAYLSKGIVKHTYLDENDRTLILAINSAPNLIGGANMFYDGTNVFSIYALDECHACLIEMDAVKHTILMNSQYALKLFSVATDMFRDAIFNFISLAHKHVNGRIADIFIYLSKNIYKSNKFTLSLTRKELSEFAGVSQENVITTLSKFKNEGILLVEGKNIEILDFEKLLQISKTG, encoded by the coding sequence ATGAGCAGTACTGCCGGTGATGATTTGATTCAATGTGAAAGTTGCTTTTTCAAGATGGTATGCTGCGAATCTTTAAGCCCCACAGAATTCCAGTTATTGAGGCAAAATGCTACCAAGCTGAAGTTTCAGAAGGGGGAAACCATTGTAAAACAAGGTGCACGATCCACCCACATTGCATATTTATCTAAAGGTATCGTAAAACATACTTACCTGGATGAAAATGACCGCACTCTTATTTTGGCTATCAACAGTGCTCCGAATCTTATCGGTGGTGCCAACATGTTTTACGATGGGACTAATGTTTTTTCCATTTACGCCCTTGATGAATGCCATGCCTGCCTCATCGAGATGGATGCCGTGAAACATACTATATTAATGAATAGTCAGTATGCACTCAAACTTTTTTCTGTAGCTACGGATATGTTCCGTGATGCTATTTTCAACTTTATCAGCCTTGCCCATAAGCATGTGAACGGCAGGATAGCCGATATTTTTATTTACCTTTCGAAAAATATTTACAAGTCGAATAAATTTACCCTTTCGCTTACGCGAAAAGAATTATCAGAATTTGCCGGCGTTTCGCAGGAAAATGTGATTACCACCCTTTCCAAATTTAAAAATGAGGGGATCCTGTTGGTTGAAGGCAAAAATATCGAAATTCTCGACTTTGAAAAACTTTTACAGATAAGCAAAACAGGATAA
- a CDS encoding SUMF1/EgtB/PvdO family nonheme iron enzyme: MKKLLLYFTMLVILGSCGNSGNGELTGVTKRSKFYQPDPYGMAYIPMGSFTMGVSDEDVPFAQISEPKTVSTPAFFMDETEITNNEYREFVFWVRDSIARRLVGEAVPERYLITEDKKGNQYDPPFLNMKNDIKWDGEQEKEALEAMFLPEHERYFRRKEIDTRKLYYEYYWVDLKAAASKDYTQGDPKDAGLANRPQGMKDRSVYVRKEVINIFPDTLCWIHDYAYTFNDPMTERYFWHPAYDNYPVVGVNWKQARAFCIWRTQKMSNYLHGKKQAIVSEFRLPSEAEWEWAARGGNTLSPYPWGGPYTRNAKGCFLANFKPMRGDYACDGGLYTVIVAHYPPNDWGLFDMAGNVAEWTNSAFDEATYNFAWDLNQNYVYNAKDTDPPSMKRKVVRGGSWKDISYYLQVSTRAYEYQDTAKCYIGFRCVQNYLGRQKDDSPARASRIYN, translated from the coding sequence ATGAAAAAACTGCTCCTTTATTTCACCATGCTTGTCATTTTAGGAAGCTGTGGTAACTCCGGAAACGGAGAACTTACCGGGGTTACAAAGCGTTCAAAATTTTACCAACCCGATCCTTACGGAATGGCATACATACCCATGGGAAGTTTTACGATGGGTGTAAGTGATGAAGATGTTCCCTTTGCCCAGATCAGTGAACCCAAAACCGTTTCCACTCCTGCTTTTTTTATGGATGAAACAGAAATTACCAATAATGAATACCGTGAGTTCGTATTCTGGGTTCGCGATTCCATAGCCCGCCGCCTTGTCGGTGAAGCTGTACCCGAACGCTACCTGATTACCGAAGACAAAAAAGGGAACCAATACGACCCTCCTTTTCTTAACATGAAAAATGATATTAAATGGGATGGTGAGCAGGAAAAAGAAGCCCTCGAAGCCATGTTCCTCCCCGAACACGAAAGATATTTTCGCCGTAAGGAAATTGATACACGTAAATTATATTACGAATATTACTGGGTTGACCTGAAAGCTGCCGCAAGCAAGGATTATACCCAGGGCGATCCCAAAGATGCAGGTTTGGCAAACCGTCCGCAAGGGATGAAAGACCGTTCCGTTTACGTTCGTAAAGAAGTGATAAATATTTTCCCCGATACTCTTTGCTGGATACACGACTATGCTTACACTTTCAATGACCCTATGACAGAACGTTATTTTTGGCATCCGGCTTACGACAATTACCCGGTAGTGGGTGTAAACTGGAAACAGGCACGTGCTTTCTGCATCTGGCGTACACAAAAAATGTCTAATTATCTGCACGGGAAAAAACAAGCCATTGTTAGCGAATTTCGTCTGCCCAGCGAAGCAGAATGGGAATGGGCAGCCCGCGGTGGAAATACTTTAAGCCCCTATCCCTGGGGTGGACCTTACACCCGTAATGCCAAAGGATGTTTCCTTGCCAACTTTAAACCTATGCGTGGCGACTATGCCTGCGACGGAGGTTTGTACACCGTTATCGTAGCCCATTATCCTCCCAACGACTGGGGACTCTTTGATATGGCAGGCAACGTGGCAGAATGGACCAATTCTGCTTTTGATGAAGCTACCTATAACTTTGCCTGGGATTTGAACCAAAACTATGTATATAATGCCAAAGATACCGACCCCCCTTCCATGAAACGTAAAGTGGTACGTGGCGGTTCGTGGAAAGACATTTCCTATTACCTTCAGGTTTCTACCCGTGCTTACGAATATCAGGATACTGCCAAGTGTTATATCGGTTTCCGTTGCGTTCAGAACTATCTGGGACGCCAGAAAGATGATAGTCCCGCCAGAGCATCAAGAATTTATAATTAA
- a CDS encoding type IX secretion system membrane protein PorP/SprF — translation MKYLRIIAVVSALVMLCVQAKAQQEYQVSHNMFNHAVVNPGSLGSSDAVCITGLIRQQWVGFKDKEGNNVAPETFIFSADAPINLLHGGIGFAIYQDKLGFEKNIDLKIGYAYRTVAGAGDLGIGLNISMLNQSRDFSKYIPPDGKTGDPVLGEKGKESEMILDGGLGIYYQVPNGFYAGLSASQLLGTEGKTTAYKGVRHYYLTGGYPMTIPGHPAYEVIPSVFVKTDGTTAQYDINAMLKYNNKVWGGLTYRVQDAVVIFLGLTIKDLQIGYSYDLTTSKILGAGTSGSHEIMLRYCFGLEIEKHPRSYKNTRYL, via the coding sequence ATGAAATACCTAAGGATAATAGCAGTCGTAAGTGCATTGGTAATGCTATGTGTGCAAGCAAAAGCCCAGCAGGAATACCAGGTAAGCCATAACATGTTCAATCATGCCGTGGTAAATCCAGGGAGTCTGGGTAGTAGCGATGCTGTATGCATTACCGGGTTAATCCGGCAGCAATGGGTAGGATTTAAGGACAAGGAGGGTAATAACGTAGCCCCCGAAACTTTTATTTTTTCGGCGGATGCTCCAATTAATCTCTTGCATGGCGGCATAGGATTTGCCATTTATCAGGATAAGCTGGGGTTTGAAAAAAATATTGATCTGAAGATAGGCTATGCCTATCGTACGGTTGCAGGTGCAGGAGACTTAGGTATAGGATTAAACATCAGTATGCTAAATCAGTCACGTGATTTCTCAAAATACATTCCGCCCGACGGCAAAACAGGCGATCCTGTGCTGGGAGAAAAGGGAAAAGAAAGCGAAATGATTTTGGACGGAGGTTTAGGTATTTATTACCAGGTACCCAACGGGTTTTATGCAGGGTTGTCAGCATCACAGTTGCTGGGTACCGAAGGAAAAACCACGGCTTACAAGGGTGTAAGGCATTATTATCTAACGGGAGGCTATCCAATGACAATACCCGGGCACCCTGCCTACGAAGTTATTCCTTCGGTATTTGTTAAAACCGACGGAACTACTGCCCAATACGATATTAATGCCATGCTAAAATATAATAATAAAGTATGGGGAGGTTTAACTTATCGTGTACAGGATGCAGTAGTAATTTTTTTAGGATTAACGATAAAAGACCTGCAGATAGGCTATTCGTACGACCTTACCACCTCGAAAATTTTAGGAGCCGGTACTTCGGGAAGTCATGAAATTATGTTGCGATATTGCTTCGGATTGGAAATAGAAAAACATCCGAGAAGTTATAAAAATACAAGATACTTGTAA